One window from the genome of Engraulis encrasicolus isolate BLACKSEA-1 chromosome 16, IST_EnEncr_1.0, whole genome shotgun sequence encodes:
- the sh3gl1a gene encoding SH3-domain GRB2-like 1a isoform X1 → MSVAGLKKQFYKASQLMSEKVGNAEGTKLDEDFIELERKADITSKAIVDVLGRTTEFLQPNPASRAKLSMMSSVSKIRGQQPRSPGYPQAEGLLGECMMKYAQELGSGTNFGGALLEVGESMRRLAEVKDSLDIDVKQNFIDPFQTLVDKDLKDIQHHLKKMESRRLDFDYKKKRQGKIPDEELRQAMEKFEESREAAESSMHNLLATDAEQVSQLAALVESQLQYHRQATQVLEELSAKMVEKVNEAQAQPRQTRTPRPRPAYSYSDEGSSNGGYAPPSSAPPSYSPAPPSFNRSSVRQRSTEQPCCKALYDFEPENANELGFQEGDVITLTNQIDENWFEGSVRGQSGFFPCSYVEVVVPLPR, encoded by the exons ATGTCTGTGGCTGGGTTGAAGAAGCAGTTTTATAAAGCAAGTCAG ttgatGAGTGAGAAAGTGGGGAATGCAGAGGGAACCAAACTCGATGAGGACTTCATAGAGCTTGAGCGA AAAGCTGACATAACAAGCAAAGCCATAGTGGACGTCCTGGGTAGAACAACAGAGTTTCTCCAGCCTAATCCAG CATCCAGAGCAAAGCTCTCCATGATGTCCTCGGTGTCCAAAATCAGAGGGCAGCAGCCCCGTAGCCCAGGCTACCCTCAGGCAGAGGGCCTCCTTGGGGAGTGCATGATGAAGTATGCCCAAGAGCTGGGATCAGGCACCAACTTTG GTGGAGCCCTCCTTGAGGTTGGAGAGTCTATGAGGAGACTGGCGGAGGTGAAGGACTCACTGGATATAGACGTCAAGCAGAACTTCATTGACCCTTTCCAGACCCTGGTTGACAAGGACCTGAAAGACATTCAG CATCACCTGAAAAAAATGGAGAGCAGGCGGCTGGACTTTGATTACAAGAAGAAAAGGCAGGGGAAGATTCCTGACGAGGAGCTGCGCCAGGCAATGGAGAAATTTGAGGAGTCAAGAGAGGCGGCAGAGAGTAGCATGCACAACCTGCTGGCAACTgat gctgagcAGGTTAGTCAGCTGGCAGCTTTGGTGGAGTCCCAGCTGCAGTACCACAGGCAAGCCACACAAGTCCTGGAGGAACTTTCTGCAAAGATGGTGGAAAA GGTGAACGAGGCCCAGGCCCAGCCTCGTCAGACACGCACCCCTCGGCCCAGGCCTGCCTACAGCTACTCCGATGAGGGGAGCTCCAACGGGGGCTAtgctcctccctcctctgctccacCATCTTACTCCCCAG CTCCGCCCTCATTCAACCGAAGCTCCGTGCGTCAGCGTT CTACAGAGCAGCCATGCTGCAAGGCGCTGTACGACTTCGAGCCCGAGAATGCCAACGAGCTGGGCTTCCAGGAGGGCGACGTCATCACCCTGACCAATCAGATCGACGAGAATTGGTTTGAGGGTTCGGTGCGTGGCCAGTCAGGATTC
- the sh3gl1a gene encoding SH3-domain GRB2-like 1a isoform X2 has translation MSVAGLKKQFYKASQLMSEKVGNAEGTKLDEDFIELERKADITSKAIVDVLGRTTEFLQPNPASRAKLSMMSSVSKIRGQQPRSPGYPQAEGLLGECMMKYAQELGSGTNFGGALLEVGESMRRLAEVKDSLDIDVKQNFIDPFQTLVDKDLKDIQHHLKKMESRRLDFDYKKKRQGKIPDEELRQAMEKFEESREAAESSMHNLLATDAEQVSQLAALVESQLQYHRQATQVLEELSAKMVEKVNEAQAQPRQTRTPRPRPAYSYSDEGSSNGGYAPPSSAPPSYSPATEQPCCKALYDFEPENANELGFQEGDVITLTNQIDENWFEGSVRGQSGFFPCSYVEVVVPLPR, from the exons ATGTCTGTGGCTGGGTTGAAGAAGCAGTTTTATAAAGCAAGTCAG ttgatGAGTGAGAAAGTGGGGAATGCAGAGGGAACCAAACTCGATGAGGACTTCATAGAGCTTGAGCGA AAAGCTGACATAACAAGCAAAGCCATAGTGGACGTCCTGGGTAGAACAACAGAGTTTCTCCAGCCTAATCCAG CATCCAGAGCAAAGCTCTCCATGATGTCCTCGGTGTCCAAAATCAGAGGGCAGCAGCCCCGTAGCCCAGGCTACCCTCAGGCAGAGGGCCTCCTTGGGGAGTGCATGATGAAGTATGCCCAAGAGCTGGGATCAGGCACCAACTTTG GTGGAGCCCTCCTTGAGGTTGGAGAGTCTATGAGGAGACTGGCGGAGGTGAAGGACTCACTGGATATAGACGTCAAGCAGAACTTCATTGACCCTTTCCAGACCCTGGTTGACAAGGACCTGAAAGACATTCAG CATCACCTGAAAAAAATGGAGAGCAGGCGGCTGGACTTTGATTACAAGAAGAAAAGGCAGGGGAAGATTCCTGACGAGGAGCTGCGCCAGGCAATGGAGAAATTTGAGGAGTCAAGAGAGGCGGCAGAGAGTAGCATGCACAACCTGCTGGCAACTgat gctgagcAGGTTAGTCAGCTGGCAGCTTTGGTGGAGTCCCAGCTGCAGTACCACAGGCAAGCCACACAAGTCCTGGAGGAACTTTCTGCAAAGATGGTGGAAAA GGTGAACGAGGCCCAGGCCCAGCCTCGTCAGACACGCACCCCTCGGCCCAGGCCTGCCTACAGCTACTCCGATGAGGGGAGCTCCAACGGGGGCTAtgctcctccctcctctgctccacCATCTTACTCCCCAG CTACAGAGCAGCCATGCTGCAAGGCGCTGTACGACTTCGAGCCCGAGAATGCCAACGAGCTGGGCTTCCAGGAGGGCGACGTCATCACCCTGACCAATCAGATCGACGAGAATTGGTTTGAGGGTTCGGTGCGTGGCCAGTCAGGATTC